From one Micromonospora siamensis genomic stretch:
- a CDS encoding DivIVA domain-containing protein — protein sequence MPLTPADVHNVAFKKPPIGKRGYDEEEVDAFLDEVERELARLIEENNELRAQVERGGRGGAPAGPGGDARLAAELNDVKAQLDRVQRDKSAAEQAARAMQAELEQVRATGGPAAAAGDGEQQALRVLMMAQRTADDHVSDARREADQLLSEARSKAEEVTREARAKADALERDARQRHQEAMGGLDAKRTALQKHIEELKQFEREYRTRLKAYLESQLRDLDGRGQGLEAEMTRVEGNRSGAGTNGLATAGLAGSYGGGRSGGALESGR from the coding sequence ATGCCGCTGACCCCGGCCGACGTCCACAACGTCGCCTTCAAGAAACCGCCGATCGGTAAGCGGGGGTACGACGAGGAGGAGGTCGACGCCTTCCTGGACGAGGTCGAGCGCGAGCTCGCCCGTCTGATCGAGGAGAACAACGAGCTGCGTGCCCAGGTGGAGCGCGGTGGCCGTGGCGGTGCCCCCGCCGGCCCCGGCGGCGACGCCCGGCTCGCGGCCGAGCTCAACGACGTGAAGGCCCAGCTCGACCGGGTCCAGCGTGACAAGTCGGCCGCCGAGCAGGCGGCCCGTGCGATGCAGGCCGAGCTGGAGCAGGTCCGCGCGACCGGCGGCCCGGCTGCGGCCGCCGGTGACGGCGAGCAGCAGGCCCTGCGGGTGCTGATGATGGCCCAGCGGACCGCGGACGACCACGTCTCCGACGCCCGCCGCGAGGCCGACCAGCTGCTCTCCGAGGCCCGTTCGAAGGCCGAGGAGGTCACCCGCGAGGCCCGCGCCAAGGCCGACGCCCTGGAGCGGGACGCCCGGCAGCGGCACCAGGAGGCCATGGGCGGCCTGGACGCCAAGCGCACCGCGCTGCAGAAGCACATCGAGGAACTCAAGCAGTTCGAGCGCGAGTACCGCACCCGGCTCAAGGCGTACCTGGAGAGCCAGCTGCGGGACCTCGACGGTCGGGGCCAGGGCCTGGAGGCCGAGATGACCCGCGTCGAGGGCAACCGGTCGGGGGCCGGCACCAACGGCCTCGCCACGGCCGGCCTCGCGGGCTCGTACGGCGGGGGCCGCTCCGGCGGCGCCCTCGAGTCGGGTCGCTGA
- a CDS encoding YggT family protein, with protein MLSILLQVLYLILYVFLLLLLARFVLSAVLQYGRRWQPGRGAAAGLESVWSVTDPPLKALRRVIPPLRIGTVSIDLASLVLLVILFVLMEFVLKRLILG; from the coding sequence GTGTTGTCGATCCTGCTTCAGGTTCTCTACCTGATCCTGTACGTCTTTCTGCTCCTGCTGCTGGCCCGTTTTGTCCTGAGCGCGGTACTCCAGTACGGTCGCCGCTGGCAGCCGGGCCGGGGAGCGGCCGCGGGACTGGAATCCGTGTGGAGCGTCACTGATCCGCCTCTCAAGGCGTTGAGGCGTGTGATCCCTCCACTGCGAATTGGTACCGTGAGCATCGACCTGGCCTCCCTTGTGCTCCTGGTTATCCTGTTCGTGCTGATGGAGTTCGTGTTGAAGCGGCTGATCCTCGGGTGA
- a CDS encoding cell division protein SepF, whose product MGALRKAGVWLGLVEEDDERAYDDGGYDKGGYRESRYRSSSRYAEEFADDEDDEPDEPPAPRPRVGDRGRLGERSTARGLDGDRADVERPERPERAERSSVRSITRSGAGETSGALTYHTRDNLALAPQVQPRERVVPVEDEQRYQITTLHPTTYREARTIGEHFRDGVPVIINLTEMDEADARRLVDFAAGLAFGLRGTIERVTNRVFLLSPANVQVTAEDKAKIAEGGFFSLS is encoded by the coding sequence ATGGGTGCACTGCGCAAGGCGGGGGTCTGGCTCGGTCTCGTCGAGGAGGACGACGAGCGGGCCTACGATGACGGCGGCTACGACAAGGGTGGCTACCGCGAGTCGCGGTACCGGTCGAGCAGCCGGTACGCCGAGGAGTTCGCCGACGACGAGGACGACGAGCCCGACGAGCCGCCGGCGCCGCGGCCCCGGGTGGGTGACCGGGGTCGGCTCGGCGAGCGGTCCACGGCCCGTGGCCTGGACGGCGACCGGGCCGACGTCGAGCGGCCGGAGCGGCCGGAGCGGGCGGAACGGTCCAGCGTCCGGTCGATCACCCGGTCCGGGGCCGGCGAGACGTCCGGGGCGCTGACCTACCACACCCGGGACAACCTGGCCCTCGCGCCGCAGGTCCAGCCGAGGGAGCGGGTCGTGCCGGTCGAGGACGAGCAGCGGTACCAGATCACCACGCTGCACCCGACCACCTACCGTGAGGCGCGCACGATCGGCGAGCACTTCCGGGACGGGGTTCCGGTGATCATCAACCTCACCGAGATGGACGAGGCCGACGCCCGCCGACTGGTGGACTTCGCCGCCGGGCTGGCCTTCGGGCTGCGCGGTACGATCGAGCGCGTGACCAACCGGGTGTTCCTGCTCTCACCGGCCAACGTCCAGGTCACCGCGGAGGACAAGGCCAAGATCGCTGAGGGCGGCTTTTTCAGCCTGAGCTAA
- a CDS encoding YggS family pyridoxal phosphate-dependent enzyme — MTQRDATVRPDRRAELAAALGRVRTRISDACAAAGRDRSAVTMIAVTKTYPAGDVIALAGLGVTDVGENRDQEAAGKAAEVAAAGLRPRWHFIGQLQRNKCRSVVRYADVVHSVDSVRLAGALATAAASRERPLEVLAQVSIDGDPARGGALPGSADPDRGLGPVAEALAAAGELRFAGLMAVAPLGWEPERAFARLAEVAAEVRAAHPAATALSAGMSGDLEIAIRYGATHVRVGSALLGMRPTLG, encoded by the coding sequence ATGACACAGCGGGACGCCACGGTGCGGCCGGACCGGCGGGCCGAGCTCGCGGCCGCCCTGGGCCGGGTCCGGACCCGGATCTCGGACGCCTGCGCGGCGGCCGGCCGGGACCGGTCCGCGGTGACGATGATCGCGGTGACCAAGACCTACCCGGCCGGCGACGTGATCGCGCTGGCCGGGCTCGGGGTCACCGACGTGGGGGAGAATCGCGACCAGGAGGCGGCCGGCAAGGCCGCCGAGGTCGCCGCGGCCGGGCTGCGTCCGCGCTGGCACTTCATCGGCCAGTTGCAGCGCAACAAGTGCCGTTCGGTGGTCCGGTACGCCGACGTCGTCCACTCGGTCGACAGCGTGCGGCTGGCCGGGGCGCTGGCCACCGCGGCGGCGTCCCGGGAGCGGCCGCTGGAGGTGCTGGCCCAGGTCAGCATCGACGGCGACCCGGCCCGGGGCGGGGCGTTGCCCGGCTCGGCCGACCCGGACCGGGGGCTCGGGCCGGTGGCCGAGGCGCTGGCCGCGGCCGGGGAGCTGCGCTTCGCCGGGCTGATGGCGGTCGCCCCGCTGGGCTGGGAGCCGGAGCGCGCCTTCGCCCGGCTCGCCGAGGTGGCCGCCGAGGTGCGGGCGGCCCATCCGGCGGCCACGGCGCTCTCCGCGGGAATGAGCGGGGATCTGGAAATCGCGATCCGGTACGGCGCGACACATGTCCGCGTCGGCAGCGCGTTACTCGGAATGCGTCCCACCCTGGGGTAG
- the ftsZ gene encoding cell division protein FtsZ has translation MTPPHNYLAVIKVVGIGGGGVNAVNRMIEVGLKGVEFIAINTDAQALLMSDADVKLDVGRELTRGLGAGANPDVGKNAAEDHRDEIEEVLKGADMVFVTCGEGGGTGTGGAPVVANIARKLGALTIGVVTRPFSFEGKRRQVQAESGIDELRNQCDTLIVIPNDRLLALGDRNISMMDAFRTADQVLLSGVQGITDLITTPGLINLDFADVKSVMSGAGSALMGIGSARGENRAVEAAEAAISSPLLEQSMDGARGVLLSIAGGSDLGLFEINDAAQLVTDAAHPDANIIFGAVIDDALGDEVRVTVIAAGFDGGAPAYKAAETARKTNQNQPAQPATPVTPPAPMPPPAQSPRRVLFDDVDVPDFLKNGS, from the coding sequence ATGACACCTCCGCACAACTATCTGGCGGTCATCAAGGTCGTCGGCATCGGTGGCGGCGGCGTCAACGCCGTCAACCGCATGATCGAGGTTGGGCTCAAGGGCGTCGAGTTCATCGCGATCAACACCGATGCGCAGGCGCTGCTGATGAGTGACGCCGACGTGAAGCTCGACGTCGGCCGGGAGCTGACCCGCGGGCTCGGCGCCGGCGCGAACCCCGACGTCGGCAAGAACGCCGCCGAGGACCACCGCGACGAGATCGAGGAGGTGCTCAAGGGCGCCGACATGGTCTTCGTGACCTGCGGCGAGGGCGGCGGCACCGGCACCGGCGGCGCGCCGGTGGTGGCCAACATCGCCCGCAAGCTGGGCGCGCTGACCATCGGCGTGGTGACCCGGCCGTTCTCGTTCGAGGGCAAGCGCCGGCAGGTGCAGGCCGAGTCGGGCATCGACGAGCTGCGCAACCAGTGCGACACGCTCATCGTGATCCCCAACGACCGGCTGCTCGCGCTCGGTGACCGCAACATCAGCATGATGGACGCCTTCCGCACCGCGGACCAGGTGCTCCTCTCCGGTGTCCAGGGCATCACCGACCTGATCACCACCCCGGGACTGATCAACCTGGACTTCGCCGACGTCAAGAGCGTGATGAGCGGCGCCGGCAGCGCCCTGATGGGCATCGGCAGCGCCCGCGGCGAGAACCGCGCCGTCGAGGCGGCCGAGGCGGCCATCTCCAGCCCGCTGCTGGAGCAGAGCATGGACGGCGCGCGGGGGGTGCTGCTCTCCATCGCCGGCGGCTCCGACCTGGGGCTGTTCGAGATCAACGACGCGGCTCAGCTGGTCACCGACGCCGCCCACCCGGACGCCAACATCATCTTCGGCGCGGTGATCGACGACGCGCTCGGCGACGAGGTGCGGGTGACCGTGATCGCCGCGGGCTTCGACGGGGGCGCCCCGGCGTACAAGGCGGCCGAGACGGCACGCAAGACCAACCAGAACCAGCCCGCGCAGCCGGCCACGCCGGTGACGCCGCCCGCGCCGATGCCCCCGCCGGCCCAGTCCCCGCGTCGGGTGCTCTTCGACGACGTGGACGTGCCGGACTTCCTCAAGAACGGGTCCTGA
- a CDS encoding cell division protein FtsQ/DivIB produces MSPGPARGRTSGADPGGTRRGPVRRWQLVRAGTDAVPPSTRRFMARARRRRMRAALPWAVAAGVLALAGLVAWTVLGTGLFGVREVRVEGAKLVTPVQVRDAAAVPDGVPLARVDLAGAARRIGALAPVERASVHRDWPGTLVVRVVERRQVAVVPQGDRFAVVDRAGVVFLTPAEQPAGLPLLRVARPGPEDPDTRAGLTVLAALTPPLRAVLREVEVDGLARISLRLADDRTVVWGDSSRGNDKARVAAALLGREADTIDVSAPDVVTFK; encoded by the coding sequence ATGAGCCCCGGGCCGGCGCGAGGCCGTACCTCCGGGGCGGACCCCGGTGGTACGCGCCGCGGGCCGGTCCGGCGTTGGCAGTTGGTCCGCGCCGGCACCGACGCGGTTCCGCCGTCCACCCGACGGTTCATGGCCCGGGCCCGGCGTCGCCGGATGCGGGCCGCGCTGCCCTGGGCGGTCGCCGCCGGGGTGCTCGCCCTGGCCGGGCTGGTCGCCTGGACGGTCCTCGGGACCGGGCTGTTCGGGGTCCGGGAGGTCCGGGTGGAGGGCGCGAAGCTGGTCACCCCGGTGCAGGTGCGGGACGCGGCGGCGGTGCCGGACGGGGTGCCGCTGGCCCGGGTCGACCTGGCCGGCGCGGCCCGCCGGATCGGTGCCCTGGCTCCGGTGGAGCGGGCGTCGGTGCACCGGGACTGGCCGGGGACGCTGGTGGTCCGGGTGGTGGAACGCCGGCAGGTGGCGGTGGTGCCGCAGGGCGACCGGTTCGCGGTGGTTGACCGGGCGGGGGTGGTCTTCCTGACCCCGGCCGAGCAGCCGGCCGGGCTGCCGTTGCTGCGGGTGGCGCGGCCGGGGCCGGAGGATCCGGACACCCGGGCCGGCCTGACCGTGCTCGCCGCGCTGACCCCGCCGCTGCGCGCCGTGCTGCGGGAGGTCGAGGTGGACGGGCTGGCCCGGATCAGCCTGCGACTGGCCGACGACCGGACGGTGGTCTGGGGAGACTCCAGCCGGGGTAATGACAAGGCGAGGGTGGCCGCGGCGCTGCTCGGTCGGGAAGCCGACACGATCGACGTCAGCGCGCCCGACGTGGTGACCTTCAAGTGA
- the murC gene encoding UDP-N-acetylmuramate--L-alanine ligase, giving the protein MNTAQFTPAGTLTAEDLGRIHLIGVGGVGMAGLARLFLTRGLPVSGSELREWPSLAGLRALGGTIHMTHETANLDGVDTVVYSTAIPQDHLEMVEARRRGLRVLHRSEALAAAMTGRRTVAVAGTHGKTSTTSMITMVLQQAGVDPSFVIGGEISESASSAHHGTGEYFVVEADESDRSFLIYRPYVSIITNIEADHLNTYGDLATLEAAFAEFARLTDPEGFIVTCADDPGGRRLAETLRAEGRRVWTYGEAADADLRMTELASSARGVRFLAEMQGRSLGEIRLPIPGRHMGLNAASAVLTAYLLELPLTAAEAALGAFPGVRRRFERKGVADGVLVYDEYAYHPTSMTLALQTLREVAGEGRLIVVFQPYRLYRTRDNQAEIAAALGIADEVVLLEVFGPGELRAPGEGSVALIAEVPLPADRKVFVDSWEAAPVEVARRARAGDVVVTMGAPPISLMGDELLDALLARTGDAGTTAIGSAVGPDAAAAAG; this is encoded by the coding sequence ATGAACACCGCGCAGTTCACCCCGGCCGGCACCCTCACCGCGGAGGACCTGGGCCGGATCCACCTGATCGGCGTCGGCGGCGTCGGGATGGCCGGCCTGGCCCGGCTCTTCCTCACCCGGGGCCTGCCGGTCTCCGGCAGCGAGCTGCGGGAGTGGCCCTCCCTGGCCGGCCTGCGGGCGCTCGGCGGGACGATCCACATGACCCACGAGACGGCCAACCTGGACGGCGTGGACACCGTGGTCTACTCGACCGCCATCCCGCAGGACCACCTGGAGATGGTCGAGGCGCGCCGGCGCGGCCTGCGGGTGCTGCACCGCTCCGAGGCGCTGGCCGCGGCGATGACCGGCCGGCGCACGGTGGCGGTGGCGGGCACGCACGGCAAGACCTCCACCACCTCGATGATCACGATGGTGCTCCAGCAGGCCGGGGTGGACCCGTCCTTCGTCATCGGCGGCGAGATCTCCGAGTCGGCGTCCAGCGCCCACCACGGCACCGGCGAGTACTTCGTGGTGGAGGCGGACGAGAGCGACCGCTCCTTCCTGATCTACCGCCCGTACGTGTCGATCATCACGAACATCGAGGCGGACCACCTCAACACCTACGGCGACCTGGCCACCCTGGAGGCCGCGTTCGCCGAGTTCGCCCGGCTCACCGACCCGGAGGGCTTCATCGTCACCTGTGCCGACGACCCGGGTGGGCGGCGGCTGGCGGAGACGCTGCGCGCCGAGGGGCGACGGGTCTGGACGTACGGCGAGGCGGCCGACGCCGACCTGCGGATGACCGAGCTGGCGTCCTCGGCGCGGGGCGTGCGCTTCCTGGCCGAGATGCAGGGGCGGTCGCTGGGCGAGATCCGGCTGCCGATCCCGGGCCGGCACATGGGGCTAAACGCCGCGTCGGCGGTGCTCACCGCGTACCTGCTGGAGCTGCCGCTGACCGCGGCGGAGGCCGCGCTGGGCGCGTTCCCCGGCGTGCGGCGGCGGTTCGAGCGCAAGGGCGTCGCGGACGGTGTGCTGGTCTACGACGAGTACGCCTACCACCCGACCTCGATGACGCTGGCGTTGCAGACGCTGCGCGAGGTGGCCGGCGAGGGCCGGCTGATCGTGGTGTTCCAGCCCTACCGGCTCTACCGGACCCGGGACAACCAGGCCGAGATCGCCGCGGCCCTGGGCATCGCCGACGAGGTGGTGCTGCTGGAGGTCTTCGGCCCGGGTGAGCTGCGGGCGCCGGGGGAGGGCTCGGTGGCCCTGATCGCGGAGGTGCCGTTGCCGGCCGACCGGAAGGTCTTCGTCGACTCGTGGGAGGCGGCTCCGGTGGAGGTGGCCCGCCGGGCCAGGGCCGGTGACGTGGTGGTGACGATGGGCGCGCCGCCGATCTCGCTGATGGGTGACGAGCTGCTGGACGCGCTGCTGGCCCGCACGGGCGACGCCGGCACGACCGCGATCGGCTCGGCCGTGGGTCCGGACGCGGCCGCCGCGGCCGGATGA